A window of Mucilaginibacter paludis DSM 18603 contains these coding sequences:
- a CDS encoding 2OG-Fe(II) oxygenase, which translates to MSDFKKQLLGVLNEIKGSGSFVTTGSKSFVFPGLEVRGVGEIGFPVNAVQVTEMIKGAHQAPFGKGSETILDTNVRSAWEIDADQIVFSNSDWSKFIETLVEQVKPDLGISEHSVSAHLYKLLIYEQGDFFLAHKDSEKEKGMFGTLIVGLPSRHTGGELSVRFDGKTETIDFSVPASNYKIPFAAFYADCEHEILPLTSGYRVCLVYNLVQNKGTEKIGIHQLGGYVDRLADILKTHEDDQGLPKMVLLGHQYTPSNFTIAALKLNDRPKAESLLLAAEKAGYYAKMGLITSFLAGQLEVDYARSNRHGKQRQYNPYDDEYDDDLSAEDGVMGEVYDDRIDIEHWMPGGVPPLQNIAFDEELLITDIELNEGEPIQKEAEGYTGNAGMEMYYWYHYGAVFLWPKKYHYQMLTEQGTENKLEWIAWYNERWDAVSGAERKLIERLITEDVSRANLGKEVNCTPLADWLINLNDEQYVFEKGTVILTNNFSQIAVEAWLKLFELYTASCFEPVFAEAGAMGQSAIVRHWLAILNSLPETGRYEAFVMGQAERIPGNIKALNLPNKDGQTVIKDILRNVLTLSKLKDGDNTWLKNTIEAFTRVLTRNYVNKILVEVLLEWGAGLPLAKQMMAVCKEHLVYRVDHKPQPPADWSRAVPSVSNYKKQWALLADFLQSPTQQIFDYQRVQAERDLMEDAIRAVTIDLDMETIKKGSPHTLRITKNQNAYEAVLADWKADVALLKQVSDFQFL; encoded by the coding sequence ATGTCTGATTTTAAAAAACAATTACTCGGCGTTTTAAACGAAATTAAGGGAAGCGGTTCTTTTGTTACTACCGGGAGCAAGTCGTTTGTTTTCCCGGGTTTGGAAGTCCGGGGAGTTGGCGAGATCGGTTTTCCGGTTAATGCAGTTCAGGTAACTGAAATGATAAAAGGTGCTCATCAAGCTCCTTTTGGTAAGGGCAGCGAAACAATACTTGATACCAATGTTAGGAGTGCCTGGGAAATTGACGCCGATCAAATCGTATTTAGTAACAGCGATTGGAGTAAATTTATTGAAACCCTGGTTGAACAGGTTAAACCCGATTTGGGCATCAGCGAGCATTCTGTATCAGCACATTTATATAAACTGCTGATCTATGAACAAGGCGACTTTTTTCTGGCTCATAAGGACTCCGAAAAGGAGAAAGGGATGTTTGGCACACTCATCGTAGGCTTGCCTTCCAGGCATACCGGCGGCGAGTTGAGCGTACGCTTTGATGGCAAAACAGAAACGATAGATTTTTCGGTACCTGCAAGTAACTACAAAATACCTTTTGCCGCCTTTTATGCGGATTGTGAGCATGAGATATTGCCCCTTACCTCTGGTTACCGCGTTTGTTTGGTTTATAACCTGGTGCAAAATAAAGGCACCGAAAAAATTGGGATCCATCAGTTAGGAGGCTACGTAGATCGGTTGGCCGATATACTTAAAACCCACGAGGACGACCAAGGACTGCCTAAAATGGTATTGCTGGGTCACCAATACACCCCATCAAATTTTACCATAGCGGCCTTGAAGCTGAACGACAGGCCTAAAGCTGAATCATTGCTGCTGGCAGCAGAAAAAGCCGGTTATTATGCCAAAATGGGCTTAATAACATCATTTTTGGCTGGTCAGCTGGAAGTAGATTATGCCCGGTCAAATAGGCACGGCAAGCAGCGACAATATAACCCCTATGATGATGAGTACGATGATGATTTAAGTGCCGAAGATGGTGTAATGGGCGAGGTTTATGATGATCGTATAGATATTGAGCATTGGATGCCCGGAGGCGTACCGCCGCTGCAAAATATTGCCTTTGATGAAGAACTCCTGATTACCGACATTGAATTAAACGAAGGGGAACCCATTCAGAAAGAAGCCGAAGGTTATACCGGAAACGCCGGTATGGAAATGTATTATTGGTATCATTACGGAGCCGTTTTTTTGTGGCCGAAAAAATACCATTACCAGATGCTGACCGAACAAGGCACTGAAAATAAGCTGGAGTGGATAGCCTGGTATAACGAGCGCTGGGATGCCGTAAGCGGAGCAGAAAGAAAATTAATTGAAAGACTGATAACCGAAGATGTTAGCAGGGCTAATTTAGGGAAAGAGGTGAATTGTACCCCGTTGGCCGATTGGCTGATCAACCTGAACGATGAACAATACGTGTTTGAAAAGGGAACGGTTATACTCACAAATAACTTTAGCCAAATTGCGGTTGAAGCCTGGCTTAAGTTATTTGAATTGTATACAGCCAGTTGTTTTGAGCCTGTTTTTGCCGAGGCCGGAGCGATGGGGCAATCGGCCATAGTAAGGCATTGGCTGGCCATATTAAATTCCTTGCCTGAAACAGGCCGGTATGAGGCTTTTGTAATGGGGCAAGCCGAACGGATACCCGGCAATATAAAGGCCTTGAACTTACCAAACAAAGATGGGCAAACCGTAATCAAAGATATTTTACGCAACGTACTTACCTTAAGTAAACTAAAGGATGGGGATAACACCTGGCTCAAGAACACAATAGAAGCTTTTACGCGTGTGCTTACCCGGAATTATGTGAACAAGATATTGGTAGAAGTACTCCTGGAATGGGGGGCGGGTTTGCCCTTAGCTAAGCAGATGATGGCTGTTTGCAAAGAACATCTGGTGTACCGGGTTGACCATAAGCCACAGCCTCCGGCAGACTGGTCAAGGGCTGTGCCTTCCGTGTCTAATTATAAGAAACAATGGGCGCTGTTGGCCGATTTTTTACAATCGCCAACGCAGCAGATTTTTGATTATCAAAGGGTACAGGCCGAACGGGACTTAATGGAAGATGCCATCCGGGCAGTAACCATCGATCTGGATATGGAGACAATTAAAAAAGGATCGCCCCATACGCTCAGGATCACTAAAAACCAGAATGCTTATGAGGCGGTACTTGCCGATTGGAAAGCGGATGTAGCATTGTTAAAACAAGTGAGTGATTTTCAGTTCCTTTGA